Genomic segment of Gloeocapsa sp. PCC 7428:
ATCAGCAACTTACCACCAGGCTTGAGTACCCGATAGCACTCCTGCATAAACTTCACTTTATCAGGCATATGTTCGCCACTCTCCAAGGACCACACAAAGTCAAAAGTTGCATCTGCAAACGGCATATTTAAGGCATCTGCGACTTGAAAATGTGTATTTTGACTCAATCCGGCAGCTTGAGCGCGTTCGGTGGCTCTTGCCGCTTGTACAGGGCTAAGCGTAATTCCTGTCACATGAGCTTGAAACTTTTCTGCTAAATATAAAGAACTACCACCAATTCCACAGCCTACATCTAGAATCTTTTCGGCTTGCTGCACGTCAGACCACTTGAGTAATTCCTCAATTAAGTCAATTTGGGCTTGTCGGCGCTCTTTTTTGTCGTTGCCTGCTGCACCATAATAGCCATGATGCATATGTTCGCCCCAAATTTGTTCCCACAGTCCTGACGAAGCGTCATAAAATTGCTGAATTCGTTGATTTAGTGTTGCACTCATGAACTCAAAAAAACAATTAGCCTAGCAAATGATACTCGTAGGCTACCATGTGTGGTTTAAATTGAGTTGAGCTTTTTTTGCGATCTCTCCCTTGATTTTCTCAACCTATGACTGTTTCTCGCTCGATTTGCTTCGGTTTTCTCGCTGTAATTGCGGTCGGAACGCTTTTGCTGATGATGCCTTTTTCGACCAGCAGCGGAACGTGGAATGACCCAATTGTTGCCTTGTTTACTGCGACTTCCGCTGTTTGCGTAACTGGGTTAGGAGTTGTCGATACTGGAACCTACTTTTCCTTTTGGGGTCAGTTTTTTTTAGCAGCTTTGGTGCAAATTGGTGGACTTGGCTATATGACAGCCAACACCTTTCTATTACTACTCTTGGGGCGGAGGTTTAGCCTTAAAGATAAAATTGCGATTCAACAATCTTTAGATCGCCCAGGAATTCACGGTAGTACGCAAATTTTACGTTCCATAATTGCTTTAACAGCGGTTATGGAAATTACAGGAGTCTTACTACTACTGCCAACATTCAACGCCGATTATCGGTTTAATCAAGCTTTATGGCTAGCAATTTTTCATAGCATTAATTCTTGGAATAATGCAGGATTTAGTTTGTTTTCTGATAGTTACATAAGATATCAGTTTTATTTACCTCTGATTATTCCTGTTTCGCTGTTGATTATTCTCGGTGGTATCGGCTATCCAGTCATTTTTGAGGTGTATTTATGGATGCGCGATCGCTTCTTAAGAAAACCTTATCGCACGGTTTTTTCGCTTAACTTTAAAGTCGCAACAAGTACAACATTAGCATTACTTGTTATGGGAACGATTGCTTTTCTATTCATCGAACTTAGAAATCCTGATACCTTTGGTAATATAAGTTTCGGCAACCAATTAGTCTTAGCTTGGTTTCAATCAGTTACAACACGAACCGCAGGTTTCAATACAATAGATATTGGTCGCATGACAACCGCCGGACTCTTTTTGACGATTGCCTTAATGTTCATTGGTGCTAGCCCTGGTGGGACTGGTGGCGGAATTAAAACAACGACAGCTAGAGTGTTAGCAAATTGTACTAAAGCGATCTTACAAGGCAAAGAAGAAGTCGAAATGTATCAGCGACAAGTTCCCATATCCTTAATATTAAAGGCTATTGGTGTTGTCGTTGGCTCCACAATAACAGTTATATTAGCAACAATATTAATCTCGATTACAGATCCGACGGTAAACTTTATCCAAATCTTGTTTGAAGTTGTTTCTGCATTTGCCACAGTGGGACTGTCAACCGGAATCACAGCGAGTGTCTCTGGTGCTGGTAAGCTCATTTTAATCGCGACAATGTATGTAGGACGAGTCGGAATTTTGCTACTGATGGCTGCACTATTAGGAGATCCGCGCCCTCGTGCAATTCACTACCCCGAAGAAAACCTATTAGTAGGATAGTTGTAGAAGAATTATTGGTTGTCTAGTTACGAAGCGAACCACACACCTGCTAGGGTAGAAATCAAGCATTTTAAACATGGTTTGAATCGTACAGAGTTTTCTCGTTTAAGGGATCAAGCGTGAATCTATCTTCTTTAGGTTTTTTCCGCAGTCTGCGCCAAGGTAATCATCAATTCGCGGTGATCGGGCTAGGGCGATTTGGTAGAGCGGTATGTTCAACACTGTATCATTTGGGTTATGATGTGTTAGCAACGGATATTGATGAAAAAAGAGTTGCTCAAGTATTGACTGATCAGATCGCCGCCCATGCTGTTCAACTCGATTCGACGCAACCCACAGCACTAAAAGAGGCGGGAGTTTTTGAATTTGATACGGTAATTATTGCGATTGGTAACTATCTTGAAGAGAGCATAGTAACGACACTAAACGTGAAAGAAGGTGGTGTTCCTCACGTTGTTGCGAAAGCGTCTTCGGAAGTCCATTACAAGTTACTTCAGCGCGTGGGAGCCGATCACGTTGTCTTTCCAGAGTATGAAGCAGGATGTGCGTTAGCGCGATCGCTCACAAAACCAGCAATTTTAGACCGCTTTGACCTTGACCCAGATAATAGTATTGTGGAAATTATCGTACCCGACGAATTTCACGGCAAAACGATCGCTGACTTGAAACTGCGCAGTCGCTTCGGTTTAAATCTGATCGCCGTCAGTCACAACGGTAAGTTTGTCATTAATCCAGAACCAAACGATCGCCTTGAAAGAGGAAGCGCGATGGTTGTGATTGGTTCCAACCGAGATATCAATCGGTTGCCAATATAGTAAAGCAGGGGTTAGAGGTTGGAGGTCAGAATCAACTGATTGTCACTCTAATATTGATTTAAGCCAATGCCGTTTTTAGTAAACTCATTTACTGTTGTTTCGGAAAACTCGTGAGTTGTCATTGCTTGTAACATTGCTAACGGTAGTGTGAGATGATCTGCTCCGGCTTGAATGGCAGCAGCGGCTTCTTGCGGAGATTTGATACTAGCTGCTAAAATTTCCGTCTTGCTATTTTTCAAGACACTTGCCATATCGCGCACTAAGGCAATACCATCGCCTAACAAGCGAGTTGCACGATTGACATAAGCGATCGCTATCTTTGCACCAGCTTCACTCGCAATGACAGCTTGGGCTGCACTATAAATTGCCGTTACAGAACAATCAATTTCTGAAGATAAACGCGCTACAGCTTGAAATCCTACAGTTGTTGCGGGAATTTTTAAAATTGTTTGTTCGCCAATAATCTCATGCGCCTTTCTCGCTTCGCTGAGCATATCTGCGAGTTCATGCGCCATAACTTGGTAAAAAACTGGTCCTGACGTTAGTGCTGTGAGCTTTTTGAGTGTTATTTCTGGCGGTAAATCGCTTTTTGCTAGCAATGTGGGATTTGTTGTAATTCCTTTCACCCAACCGAGTTTATCGGCTATTTCAGCTTCAGATACTAATGCTGAATCAAGATAAATTGCCATGCTTCTTTTCTAATCGATTGCTTCTCTTAACCTAGCCTAAGGTCCTCTAGCCCCAATGTCCCGCAGTAATTCGAGATGCTTGGTAACGGGGGCGAGTGTATTTGCGGCGATCGCACCGCTAGCAGCGACTGCGGGTAAACCAATTCCAGGAAATGTTGAGTCTCCGCAGCACAATAAGCCTGGTAGTGGCGTTGTCGATCCTGGAAAAAATCCTTCTCCAGCAGAAATTGCCGGACCATAAGAACCGCGATAACGTCGTAAATAGCGTTCGTGAGTGAGAGGTGTACCTACTAAGGTGACTTCGCAACGCGAGCGAATATCAGGAATAATGCGTTCTAAAGCTTGCCACATCACTTCGGCGCGAATTTGCTTTTGTTGCGTGTAATTCTGAGTGCGACGATCCATTTTCTCCCACAGTGCATACGGTTCGTTTCCAGGAGTATAAACGTGAATAACGTGCTTTCCTGCGGGCGCAAGCGACGGATCGAGTAATGAGGGAATGGAGATCAGCACAACGTTTTGCGGCGCGGTAACTCCTAATTCCCAATCGTTAACAACAATATAGTGACAAGCTAAATCAGAGCGAATATTTGTCGCATCAATTCCTAAATGAAGATGCATAAAGCTATCGCACTCAGGAGTTGCCTGGCGTTGCTGGCGGAATTTTGGTACAGTTTCAGGAGGTAGCAGCTTGAGTGTATCCCAAATCGAGGCATTGGAAATTACTGCTCGACGCGATCGCAGTTGGTTCCCACCACGCAGCTGCACTCCCACAGCCTGATTATTTTCGACCACAATTTGCTCAACGTGCGCGTTTAACTGCAACTTACCGCCATAACGTTCAAATCCCCTTACCAAAGCCGCAACAAGCGCCCCGCTACCTCCGATAGGGTAATCTAGTTTGACACCAGGACGATACCAATCAGCAAACATAAACGCCATTTCTGCGGCGCTAGTGCTATCCGCAGGAAGTCCAGAAAGCAGAAAGGATAATAAGCCTAGCCAATTACGGATAAAAGGATCGCGAATCACATCGTCGATAATGCGCGAGAATGGTCCGGTTAATTTAAAAAGATTTGTAGCATGGGGAGCGATCGCCGGAATAAATTGCCCCACGGTAAGTATTGCACCGAAATCGAAACGTAAAGCCGTTGGCGGTAAAGCGATCGCCGCTTGCGAAAGCGGTTCCATGACGCGCTGTAACTCGCGCCACTCTGCAACAGCCTGATCGCCGCGCAATCTTGCTAGAACTTCACAAAATTGCTCAGCGCCAACAGTCGTATCAAAATCACCTTCGGGTAAGCAGCAACCCCACGTATCGTAATTAGCACACGGAAGTTCTTCAGCGATCGCATCTAAGACTTGACGTAAAGGGTTCGGCGAAGGCGAGTAAGATAAACCAGAGTAGAGCGACGGTCCTGAATCGAATTTGAAGCCTTGACGCTCAAACGCATGGGCTGCACCCCCAGGAATCGAATGACTTTCACAGACTGTCACCGCGAAGCCATAGCGTGCGAGTAATGCGGCGCAGCTTAAACCACCGATACCACTACCAATAACAATGACATCTGTATCAGCATTTGCATGAGAAAACATTTTGGGCGCTTCCTGGGGTAACTGCTGACAATAATTGTAATTGCCAGAATCTAGGGAGCAAATCACGACAGTAAATAGCGTAAAACCCGCTACAGAATTAGCTTACAAGTCTATTGTGCAGCAATTAAGATCGAACTAAGTAGATAAGCATAATTAGAAATCACACTTTTGAGGTTAGGTAATGAGTAATCAGTATTATTTCCAATTACCCATTACCCATCACCACTTACCCAGCTTATGACAAGTCTTTTAACCAAACCAGCAGCCCACTCTTCCCGTTTATGGATGCCAGAGCGTGTCTTATTTACACCTGCGGCACTCGATCAACCGTGGGGACAACAAATTTTATCACGCGTACAGGCACTTAACTTACCCATCGAGGAACTACCGCAAAATCGCCTTTCCGGTTT
This window contains:
- a CDS encoding methyltransferase domain-containing protein, which produces MSATLNQRIQQFYDASSGLWEQIWGEHMHHGYYGAAGNDKKERRQAQIDLIEELLKWSDVQQAEKILDVGCGIGGSSLYLAEKFQAHVTGITLSPVQAARATERAQAAGLSQNTHFQVADALNMPFADATFDFVWSLESGEHMPDKVKFMQECYRVLKPGGKLLMVTWCHRPTDGVAGELTADERKHLEEIYQVYCLPYVISLPEYEAIARNLGLQDIRTADWSKAVAPFWNVVIDSAFNPGAILGLLFSGWGTIQAALSLGLMSRGYERGLIRFGLLCGQRGMAMPCP
- a CDS encoding TrkH family potassium uptake protein, with protein sequence MTVSRSICFGFLAVIAVGTLLLMMPFSTSSGTWNDPIVALFTATSAVCVTGLGVVDTGTYFSFWGQFFLAALVQIGGLGYMTANTFLLLLLGRRFSLKDKIAIQQSLDRPGIHGSTQILRSIIALTAVMEITGVLLLLPTFNADYRFNQALWLAIFHSINSWNNAGFSLFSDSYIRYQFYLPLIIPVSLLIILGGIGYPVIFEVYLWMRDRFLRKPYRTVFSLNFKVATSTTLALLVMGTIAFLFIELRNPDTFGNISFGNQLVLAWFQSVTTRTAGFNTIDIGRMTTAGLFLTIALMFIGASPGGTGGGIKTTTARVLANCTKAILQGKEEVEMYQRQVPISLILKAIGVVVGSTITVILATILISITDPTVNFIQILFEVVSAFATVGLSTGITASVSGAGKLILIATMYVGRVGILLLMAALLGDPRPRAIHYPEENLLVG
- a CDS encoding TrkA family potassium uptake protein, whose protein sequence is MNLSSLGFFRSLRQGNHQFAVIGLGRFGRAVCSTLYHLGYDVLATDIDEKRVAQVLTDQIAAHAVQLDSTQPTALKEAGVFEFDTVIIAIGNYLEESIVTTLNVKEGGVPHVVAKASSEVHYKLLQRVGADHVVFPEYEAGCALARSLTKPAILDRFDLDPDNSIVEIIVPDEFHGKTIADLKLRSRFGLNLIAVSHNGKFVINPEPNDRLERGSAMVVIGSNRDINRLPI
- a CDS encoding transaldolase family protein; the encoded protein is MAIYLDSALVSEAEIADKLGWVKGITTNPTLLAKSDLPPEITLKKLTALTSGPVFYQVMAHELADMLSEARKAHEIIGEQTILKIPATTVGFQAVARLSSEIDCSVTAIYSAAQAVIASEAGAKIAIAYVNRATRLLGDGIALVRDMASVLKNSKTEILAASIKSPQEAAAAIQAGADHLTLPLAMLQAMTTHEFSETTVNEFTKNGIGLNQY
- a CDS encoding NAD(P)/FAD-dependent oxidoreductase, with amino-acid sequence MFSHANADTDVIVIGSGIGGLSCAALLARYGFAVTVCESHSIPGGAAHAFERQGFKFDSGPSLYSGLSYSPSPNPLRQVLDAIAEELPCANYDTWGCCLPEGDFDTTVGAEQFCEVLARLRGDQAVAEWRELQRVMEPLSQAAIALPPTALRFDFGAILTVGQFIPAIAPHATNLFKLTGPFSRIIDDVIRDPFIRNWLGLLSFLLSGLPADSTSAAEMAFMFADWYRPGVKLDYPIGGSGALVAALVRGFERYGGKLQLNAHVEQIVVENNQAVGVQLRGGNQLRSRRAVISNASIWDTLKLLPPETVPKFRQQRQATPECDSFMHLHLGIDATNIRSDLACHYIVVNDWELGVTAPQNVVLISIPSLLDPSLAPAGKHVIHVYTPGNEPYALWEKMDRRTQNYTQQKQIRAEVMWQALERIIPDIRSRCEVTLVGTPLTHERYLRRYRGSYGPAISAGEGFFPGSTTPLPGLLCCGDSTFPGIGLPAVAASGAIAANTLAPVTKHLELLRDIGARGP